A portion of the Chloroflexota bacterium genome contains these proteins:
- a CDS encoding response regulator, which translates to MRNKIRNNHKSSIIVAEDDQTTSRLIRYNLEKSGARVSEAQTGLDCIKLLSQAKADLLLLDVGLPDFSGWGILSLLRLTDSTSEMPVIIVSANAPGSGLIERFGPDDYIQKPFDMRDLISRVSKLINSRGVSTTREMLPVPVGIKIRRRVSA; encoded by the coding sequence ATGCGGAACAAGATTAGGAACAACCATAAGTCATCTATTATCGTGGCTGAAGACGACCAGACTACCAGTCGGTTGATTCGGTATAACCTGGAGAAATCAGGTGCTCGGGTTTCTGAAGCGCAGACGGGGCTGGATTGCATTAAGCTGCTAAGCCAGGCAAAGGCTGATCTCTTGCTTTTAGATGTTGGGCTGCCAGACTTCAGTGGTTGGGGTATCCTCAGCCTCCTTAGGCTAACGGATTCAACGAGCGAGATGCCAGTAATAATCGTATCGGCAAATGCCCCCGGTTCAGGTTTAATTGAGAGATTTGGCCCCGATGATTATATTCAGAAGCCTTTTGATATGCGCGACCTGATTTCACGTGTTTCCAAATTAATCAATTCACGGGGCGTTTCAACTACACGGGAAATGTTGCCCGTTCCTGTAGGTATCAAAATTAGGAGAAGGGTCAGCGCTTGA
- a CDS encoding slipin family protein produces the protein MDAWIIFLIAIAALVILVYSVRIVKQYERGVVLRFGRLVGIRNPGFNLIIPFVDRMSKVSLRVKTTVLEPQEVITRDNVTVRVDAVVYFMVIDSAKAIINVEDYRQATIQLALTTIRSVLGQSELDELLAHRDQINLRLRQIIDEQTEDPWGVRVTLVEVKDVLLPETMQRSMAKQAEAEREKRAKVIHAKGEYQAAQTLADAAKIIQSQPAALQLRYLQTLVEMAGERNSTIIPLTVDIANSLSNKLSLQQHKE, from the coding sequence ATGGATGCTTGGATTATCTTCCTGATTGCGATTGCGGCCTTAGTTATCCTGGTCTACAGTGTCAGAATCGTAAAACAGTACGAACGAGGTGTGGTTCTTCGCTTTGGACGCTTAGTCGGGATAAGAAATCCGGGTTTCAACCTGATTATCCCATTTGTTGATCGTATGAGTAAAGTCAGCCTCCGTGTTAAAACTACTGTCTTGGAACCTCAGGAAGTTATCACCAGAGATAATGTAACCGTCCGGGTGGATGCTGTGGTGTACTTCATGGTGATTGATTCAGCGAAGGCAATAATTAATGTTGAGGACTATCGACAGGCCACCATCCAACTTGCTCTGACGACTATCAGAAGCGTTCTCGGCCAATCAGAACTGGATGAATTGCTCGCGCACCGTGACCAGATAAATCTCCGTTTGCGGCAAATAATCGATGAGCAGACCGAGGACCCATGGGGAGTAAGGGTAACGCTGGTAGAAGTAAAAGATGTACTTCTCCCGGAAACAATGCAGCGGTCCATGGCCAAGCAAGCTGAAGCCGAGCGAGAGAAGAGGGCCAAAGTTATCCATGCAAAAGGTGAATATCAGGCAGCACAAACCCTTGCCGATGCGGCAAAAATAATACAGAGTCAGCCCGCTGCCCTTCAGCTACGCTACCTTCAGACTCTTGTTGAGATGGCCGGCGAAAGAAACAGCACCATTATACCGTTGACGGTAGACATAGCTAATTCTCTATCGAACAAGTTGAGCCTTCAGCAACATAAAGAATAG
- a CDS encoding 4Fe-4S dicluster domain-containing protein, translated as MGFLGGLIVPVSIPGAVRDLIPVNVKPQLRPGTSNIKQHYWRFIVDIRKCIGCGRCVQACKLENDVPEEPEYNRTWVERYVVTHSEEVFVDSPDAGINGFSADHANIKYENIKIRKSFFVPKLCNHCQSPPCVQVCPVEATYSTPEGVVIVDRKACIGCRYCIQACPYGARFLDPRLKVVDKCTWCYHRITKGFPPACVEVCPVGARKFGDIRDPESEVSQILETETVGVLKPDLGSEPMVYYVGLEKGVR; from the coding sequence ATGGGTTTCCTGGGAGGTTTAATTGTCCCCGTCAGTATACCGGGTGCAGTTCGCGATCTGATTCCGGTGAACGTGAAACCGCAATTGAGACCCGGCACCTCCAATATCAAGCAACATTACTGGAGATTCATCGTTGACATCAGAAAGTGCATCGGCTGTGGCAGATGCGTTCAAGCCTGCAAGCTAGAGAATGACGTCCCTGAAGAACCGGAATACAACCGAACCTGGGTGGAAAGATATGTGGTCACCCATAGCGAGGAGGTCTTTGTAGATTCTCCTGATGCTGGAATTAATGGTTTTTCTGCTGACCACGCCAATATCAAGTATGAAAATATAAAAATAAGAAAAAGTTTCTTTGTCCCAAAGCTCTGCAATCATTGCCAATCTCCTCCATGTGTACAGGTATGCCCCGTTGAGGCAACCTACTCCACCCCGGAAGGCGTGGTCATCGTTGATAGAAAGGCCTGTATCGGCTGTCGATACTGCATTCAAGCCTGTCCCTACGGAGCGAGGTTTCTCGATCCCAGATTAAAAGTGGTAGATAAATGCACCTGGTGCTACCACCGAATAACCAAAGGATTTCCCCCGGCTTGTGTGGAAGTCTGCCCCGTTGGAGCCAGAAAATTCGGAGATATACGTGACCCTGAAAGCGAGGTAAGCCAGATTTTGGAGACGGAGACGGTAGGTGTCCTGAAGCCAGATCTGGGTTCAGAGCCAATGGTGTATTACGTCGGACTTGAAAAAGGAGTACGTTAG
- the nrfD gene encoding polysulfide reductase NrfD, whose product MSGFVYPNEASIEWDLLIVLYPYITGLVAGAFIVSSLYHVFGLNSLKPVARLSLITALAFLLVCPLPLIIHLARPERALEMFLRPNLISAMAGFGYIWFIYLTLLLVETWLVFRPDIVRYAKSNEGVKQKIYSLLSLGILDISEESQSIDNKVIKVLAMIGIPAACLLHGYVGFIFGAVKSNAWWSTSLMPIIFLTSAIVSGIALLIVLYVVSTKIRKATLDHGCVHSLALWLGGFITLALALEGLEVLTMLYESEESWGLIQQLITKEIGLSYFGIQFILGTILPILVMGTAEIVNLNERTKTIMRFTSAVFILVGVFAMRWNVVIGGQLLSKSLRGFTSYFPPLTGETGILVAGAIFLLPFVIIFLISYLFQPWQAEVQPSGVNKIGLQTRFFRETQ is encoded by the coding sequence ATGTCGGGCTTTGTATATCCAAATGAAGCCAGCATTGAATGGGATCTGTTAATTGTCCTTTACCCCTATATCACCGGTCTTGTGGCGGGCGCTTTCATCGTCTCCTCACTCTATCATGTTTTCGGGCTGAATAGCCTTAAACCAGTAGCGCGTCTTTCCTTGATTACGGCGCTCGCCTTTCTTCTGGTCTGTCCACTGCCGCTTATCATTCATTTAGCTCGTCCGGAAAGAGCCCTTGAGATGTTTCTCAGACCCAATCTGATTTCGGCTATGGCGGGCTTTGGATATATATGGTTCATATACTTGACTTTGCTGCTTGTTGAAACATGGCTCGTATTCAGGCCGGATATCGTTAGATATGCGAAGTCAAATGAAGGTGTCAAACAAAAAATATACTCATTATTATCATTAGGAATTCTCGACATATCAGAAGAATCGCAATCAATTGATAACAAGGTTATCAAGGTGCTGGCCATGATTGGGATCCCGGCCGCTTGTTTATTGCACGGTTATGTGGGATTCATTTTTGGAGCAGTAAAATCGAATGCCTGGTGGTCGACGTCGCTAATGCCTATTATTTTTCTGACCTCTGCCATAGTTTCGGGAATAGCGCTATTAATTGTGCTGTATGTTGTATCAACAAAAATCAGGAAAGCCACTTTGGACCACGGGTGCGTTCATTCATTGGCCCTTTGGCTCGGTGGCTTTATCACCCTGGCTCTGGCTCTTGAAGGCCTGGAGGTCCTTACCATGCTTTACGAATCCGAAGAGAGCTGGGGCCTTATCCAGCAACTGATAACGAAAGAAATAGGGCTCAGCTACTTTGGCATCCAGTTTATTCTGGGAACTATACTGCCAATTCTAGTCATGGGAACAGCGGAAATAGTGAACTTGAATGAGCGGACAAAGACGATAATGAGATTTACCTCCGCCGTCTTTATTCTCGTGGGCGTTTTTGCTATGCGCTGGAACGTGGTAATTGGCGGGCAATTATTATCCAAAAGCCTGAGAGGATTTACCAGTTATTTCCCGCCGTTGACAGGTGAAACAGGTATTCTGGTGGCCGGTGCAATATTTCTATTACCATTTGTAATTATCTTTTTAATCAGTTATCTCTTCCAGCCCTGGCAAGCAGAGGTTCAACCATCGGGAGTCAACAAGATAGGCTTGCAGACACGTTTTTTCAGAGAAACGCAATAA